A window of Streptomyces profundus genomic DNA:
CGGGGTCTACCTGCTGGTGCTCGGCGTCTGCCTCAAGCTGCTGTTCGCGCTCGCCCAGGCCAGGGACGCCGGGGACACCCTCGCCCCATACCACGACCGAACCAGGAGGGTTGCCCGATGACCACCCTTGACCTGGTGATGGCGCTGGTGGTCGCCGGCCTCTTCGCCGCCGGCTTCTATCTGTTGCTGGACCGTTCCCTGATGCGCGTCCTGCTGGGCGTGATCGTCCTGGGCCACGCCGCCAACCTGCTGCTGTTGCTGACCGGCGGCCCACCCGGCGTGCCCCCGGTGCTCGGCGCCACCGAGGGCGGCGAACGCTACGCCGACCCGCTGCCGCAGGCCATGGCGCTGACCGCGATCGTGATCACCTTCGGCATCACCACGCTGCTGCTGGCGCTGGTCCACCGCGCCTGGCAGCTGGACGGCCACGACGAGGTGCGGGACGACGTGGAGGACCGCAGGATCGGCACCATCCAGGACCGGGCGGAGAGCGGCCCGCCGCTGCCGACCGACCGGGATCAGGAGCCCGGCGGGAGGCAGGAACGATGACCGCCTGGCTGCTGGTCGCCCCCATGCTGCTGCCGGTCCTCGCCGCCGGCGTCTCCTTCACCCTCTCCGGCAGCCGGGTGGCCCAACAGGTGCTGGGCGTCACGGTGTTGACCCTGGTGCTGGTGGACTCCGTGGTGCTCCTGGTGCTGGCCGAACGGGAGGGGCCACGCGCCGCCACCATGGGCGGCTGGCCGGCTCCGCTGGGCATCACCCTGCTCGCCGACCGACTCTCCGCGCTGCTGCTGACGGTCTCCGTCGCGGTCGCCCTCGCCGTGCTGGTCTTCTCCATCGGCCAGGGCTTCGCCGACTCGGGCCGCTCCTCGCCGGTGGCGTTCCACCCCGCCTATCTGCTGCTGACCGGCGGCATCGGCCTGGCCTACCTCGCGGGCGACCTGTTCAACCTCTTCGTCGCCTTCGAGATGATGCTCACCTCTTCCTATGTGCTGATCACCCTGGGCGCGGGCGCCGACCGCATCCGCGCCGGGATGACGTACACCATCACCAGCCTCGCCTCCTCGCTGCTCTTCCTCACCTCCATCGCGCTCTGCTACGCCGCCGTCGGCACCGTCAACCTCGCCGACCTCAGCCAGCGGATGGACAGCGTGCCCGGCGGCATGGTCGCCGCGCTCAGCGTGCTGCTGCTCCTGGTCTTCGGCATCAAGGCCGCCGTGGTGCCCCTGCACTTCTGGCTCCCCGACAGCTATCCGACGGCGCCAGCGCCGATCACCGCGGTCTTCGCCGCGCTGCTGACCAAGGTCGGCGTCTACGCGATGGTCCGCACCCAGACGCTGCTCTTCCCCCGCGACGAGACGTGGACGCTGCTGGCCGTCGCCGCCATCGTCACGCTGCTCGTCGGCGTGTTGGGCGCGGTCGCCCAGGACGACATCAACCGTCTGCTCTCCTTCGTCCTGGTCAGCCACATCGGGTTCATGCTCTTCGGCCTGGCGCTCTTCGACGTGCA
This region includes:
- a CDS encoding Na+/H+ antiporter subunit D, producing the protein MTAWLLVAPMLLPVLAAGVSFTLSGSRVAQQVLGVTVLTLVLVDSVVLLVLAEREGPRAATMGGWPAPLGITLLADRLSALLLTVSVAVALAVLVFSIGQGFADSGRSSPVAFHPAYLLLTGGIGLAYLAGDLFNLFVAFEMMLTSSYVLITLGAGADRIRAGMTYTITSLASSLLFLTSIALCYAAVGTVNLADLSQRMDSVPGGMVAALSVLLLLVFGIKAAVVPLHFWLPDSYPTAPAPITAVFAALLTKVGVYAMVRTQTLLFPRDETWTLLAVAAIVTLLVGVLGAVAQDDINRLLSFVLVSHIGFMLFGLALFDVQGLTGTVLYTVHHIAVQAGLFLVAGIVVRLAGTASLTRLARAAPPPPVVAGLFLVPALSLAGVPPTSGFVAKFVLLQAGGEHGGAVPVLVAAALVTSLLTLYAMARLWRAVFSAGPERPPPSRYPGNVLILGAAAGIVLTGVGIAVGAGEIGRISERAAHDLLERDGYREAVLGEEAE
- a CDS encoding Na(+)/H(+) antiporter subunit C translates to MTTLDLVMALVVAGLFAAGFYLLLDRSLMRVLLGVIVLGHAANLLLLLTGGPPGVPPVLGATEGGERYADPLPQAMALTAIVITFGITTLLLALVHRAWQLDGHDEVRDDVEDRRIGTIQDRAESGPPLPTDRDQEPGGRQER